ttcagagtccatgggagaaatggctgtattttggcaagcctacatttttctgctgtcaattataaaagaacgggacgggacaaaaagtagggagtctattctgttatttggtagattcggtttatatataattattgaatgtaatatcacgtgagtattggaaatgtaaaaattttctataatgactggcagtgaatgagttttaaagatGTCCGCATGTCCTGAAAAGTTGTTTTcttacttttaacacatttcttacctcTTTGCTCTCGTTGAGGTTGACCAAAAGGCTATCTGGTGTGGGTAAGAAGATATCTATGGAGCACAAAAGTAGAAATTGTCATGTGTAATGTTAGGATATACAAAACACAGAATTCCTTACACAAAAAGCTATGTAATTGCCtacagatgccacaagatggcagcaaaacagACTTTGTGAAGACATCTCCATTTGTTTATACCAAAAATAGAACTTATCATGTAGCTCATTTTCATGAGACATGGCTTTGGTTTGAGCACACAAACGGGAATCTTTCATTTTTCAGCGAAGAACAGAAGACAGGCATCCAAAAAGAAGCCGCAGTGAACCGCGATGTGTACACGTCCTCACCTTCAATATCCGACATGATGAGCATCTGAGGCTGGGAGAGTCCCTCCTGAAGGTTGTAGAAGTGGATGGTGCTGTCGAAGGTGATGAAGCCGATTTTTGTCCGCGTGTCCCCAGGgagcctattttttattttattttttttggcgcaCACAGAAATACAAGACGCTGTCAGTGTCGGGCGGGAGTTACGGGCAACGGAAGTGATGGCGTTCACATACGCGTTGATGTTGTCCAGCACCGATTGACAGAAGACCTTCAGGTAGCCCGTCTCCACCGCGTTGTGGGACACGTCCAGGACAAAGAGGTACACGGCCGGCTGCGGCGGCCTCAACTAACAGTGGGGATGGGGgggagaggaaaaacaaaaaacaacacattcttggtgattaaaaaaaaataaaaaataataattacatttcCAAGTTGATGCCTCAAAAGACACTCACCATGTATTCCGAAGGCGCGATGAACTCGATGGTGGCGTTCTGCACTTCGGGTCTCTTGTGTGGTTCTCCGTAGGATCGACTGACAGGATTATACATGAACTCCTCTGGAACTTCAcaaatacacacgcacgcatatgGTCATGCACAGAGAAGCAGGCTGCAAAGCCAATTTTATCTAACTCAACATCGTTAGATCCAAAATCTCCACTCAAACGTAATTTGTTACAATTGAAGTGCTATTTACAAATTTACAGCAGAATCTTGCAGCTTTTAAAGTGATGAACAGgaaattgttatttttgtggTTAAACACTGACCACAGCAGGAATTCTCAAACTATAAGGTCTCCCTCTTGTGGTAAATGAAAGAATCACAAActaagtacagttcagttgtttTTAACTTCAAGTCCAATATGCTGTATATGCTATTTAAGCTTATGTACTGTTTGAACATTTAGGCACATTTTCATCAAttttatgtgcaatacattttcattgaataattatttaatagttatttttattttcctgtatTTGACTGCAATGTGATTGTTCATTGTGTAATGTGGGCTTACAATAAACATCttttttaagaaataaatgttctgtttcatttttgatggacacTTACTATGCTATTATGGTTTAATGTCGGAAATGATAGATACTTTGagtgtaaattatttttttgagcTAATGGTTTAAAAGGTGTGATAACCACTGGTATATTTgttttgtagcattttttttttaattgacacagtGGATGCAGCTGTTTGAAAGCTTATAATTACCGCAGCACCTTTGAAATTTTCCAATAACCCCTTAATGCCGTTTCAACAATATACGCTAGCACGCTTTCGATAGACATAACTTTAGTTTTGTTAAAGACTGTAGGTTTAATATACAATGTTTGATTTGTGCCggttttacagtaaactaactgcaaacagcttgaagcaagcatGCTAAGCCTCTGTGCAAGCAATTCTTCATTTCTGTTCGACCATCGTTTTGAATTTCTAGACTGAAGTTGAAATGTGCTTAATGCATGCGGGACTAGTGAACTAGTTTATGTGCTTGAGCTGCTATTTTAATATCTCATAGAAGTACTTCTTACCATCATTGACCCGATAGCACAGGTTGCACTTCCACCTCCTCTGATCCAGGAAGGACACGAAGGGGTTGATGTAAGTTCGGCAGGAGCGGCACCTGACGATAGTGCTGGACGTCACCACAGGAAGTTGCTGGAAGAAGAGGGCACACTCGGTCAAATCGGGTGCTGGCAATCATTTGGAACATTTCCTCTGCGGCTCGCCGGAACTAGAAGCCAAACTGAATGAACAAAGACGGGAGAGCTTGGCGTGTTTGTTGACAAACAAAATGCTTCCAGGAGGATGACAAACCACATCAAACAAGCCAATTGTTCACACGACAAATTTTTTTTCCGCTACAGTGGTCAATCGATGTTGCTGGGAATCAAAATGACTTATTAGCCAGCCAACTGCCCTtcacaaaaaacaagaaaaaagtaacaaaacaagaaaattctgAATTAATTTAAGCAAAATGATCCGTCATTGTCTTACAACTACAGTATTGATACAAACTACACatacagaattatttttttttattttaagtcagGGCTGCTCGGTTATGAAGgaaatattaatcatgattgtTTTGGAAATTGAAATCATcattaggacgatcatttattttttggtacaaaaaaaaatgtttaaacgtaaaaaatgttaagacaaataaaattctttgaaacactaactatgcgagtatttattaaatttgtttttgtttttttgttttttaaaaaggtgtaAATGTAGAAATTttaacaactcaactcaaaaattagtaatcttttttttcactcttacggtgatttttgaattgaaattataattgaatttcgattaattgcacagccctattttAAGTTGAACTAAATCTTAAACTCAGCATTTAAGTACTTGATTGAAGATATTAAACCTTGTTgagattttgttatttattttaatacctTCACCATCATGCAAAATTGaaggtattaaaataaaaataataataataaataaatatttctattGTTTACGATTATTAATGACTAAGCTCCAAGCCTTGGGTGTCCTCATTTCAAAAACTGAAATCttaagatataatttattaaatttaacctaaatttgcttattttgcatGGACAAGTTATTTTtgcttaaaataaaattgtcagacaagatCATTCTGATTatacgtatgttttttttttcataaatgttttatatattacagcttgaaagaaaaaaaaaaaaatctattttcaagACCGCTGTGGTTTATATGGGCCTactattattttcttatttttcaaaatcttacAGGTAAATTTAAGTTTAAGttaaattttcttgttttaattttgcttatttgaagtaataatttgcttatttacaatatttttttcttaaaatgtcTACTGTCCTTTTTGCAGTGTATCCTCCTCAAATAAATACAGCATGTTTAcatgactgtgtttttaaaacaacacgTGTGAGCGCTCTCTGTGGACTTGGCCTTACCAAGAGGTCTTTGAAGGGGTGCAGCAGCAGGCCCAGCGGCATCTTGGCTTTATTGAGCAACGACTGCGTCTGAGGGATGCTTGTCAGCGTGCAGCGGAACACCCTGCCGACAGAGTTGCATACGTTGATGCCATCTAAAGATGTGATTGTGGGATGCAATGTTGCTGTGTAAAAATCTGGCAATATCATATTTCGATGGGTTCCGTTTGCCAGGCTTCAAATCCTATTAAATCTCGGCGTACCTAATGACTGAAGCACATTCGAGTGTCCTTACTCTGGGTTGCAGTTGAGCTTCTGCAGGTCTTGGGGCAGGCAGGGAGTGGGGGCAGGAACCGGACCCGGCGGCAGCAAGTTGCGCTCCTGGAGGAGGTTGACCACTCGCAGGCTCTCGGGGTTGCTGGACTGCAGGTTCATGGCTGCCAGGGACGGGCTGAGTTGGGCCGGGCCGGGCCCGGGAGGTGGCTGAGAGGAACAACGTCGCCAATTACATATTGATTGGAAAGTCAGTTTTGGCTTCAAGTGTAAGTCAAtcgtaaacatttcttgaaaataatatgttgtatgtgacctcactagtctaaaattACATGACtttctgatgaatattacatttgtggaatgtgagttatgaAGGAAAATCAAGccggttttatccatctcagggggcagccattttgtcatttgctgtcaactgatcatgatatcgcagttgctcaggcaacgaccaatcacagctcacctgttttctgaagctgagctgtgattggctgttacctaagacccgagcaacagtgatgtcatcatcaggtcacagcaagtgacaaaatggccgtcttctgagatggataaaaataattcacagaatgtcatgtttagacgagtgaggccacataaaacattattggcagtatttttttttttggtcgacttccccttaggggggggggggaaaaaaatgtttgcgttCGATGTTCAGACTGAGTTTACTCATGCAAAGCAAGTGCAAGACAAGCGGCAGAACATgttccacaaacacacaccgaCAATTGTCAACTTGAGAACGAGTTTACTCTTGCTTACGCGAAGTGCAAAGCAAATGCATAACAAGTGGAAGAGTGCACTGACACGCACAcgccaaaaaaagacaaacgagCACGTGCGCGTCCCCTCTCACCTGGTGGTACGGCCACGGTGCTTGAACGCAAGGCTGCGTGGCGCTGTCAATTGCCGGGTGCAAGGGCTGCGTGGCACTCTGATTTGCCGGCTGCATGATCGGGGGCCCGCCGTGGTGCTGGTACCCCGGCGGTAGGGGAGGGTAGGGGCCCAAGTGCCGACCCGGCGGGCCATGCTGGGGCGGCCCGgctggggagagaaaaaacaaaacaaaaaaaaaacgagaaggaATTGAAGACATTTCGTGTCTGTCTTTTCCCACAATGTGACAAACAGACGTACCCAGTTTGTTTTCCACATGATTGGCGCCGACACCAGCGACCATTCCTGTTTTTACAAgggaaagaaatgacatttgaaCTCGTGAACCGCGTCAACCAGCAGTGATGAGATGGAACAGGACACCATAGACATTTCTAGTGGGGATGGACTTGATGTAGCGTCAATGAGGACATGACGACAAACAAGATCGGGTTTCTCGACAAGAATCACTCGGCTGAACTGGATTCATTTATCTCCGCTTTGAATACATTTCAAATGTGAAAAGTTTCACTCTAGCAGCCTCGGGTCTTTTGCGAATTCATGCCATTAACCATTTTTCTTCATTCCAAGAACTCATTGTGGTTTTTAGTTCATCTTTcaccactagaaaaaaaaaaaaaaagaaaaaaaaaagttttattggtGTCCACTTGTGATCACCATCCTCACATTCAACACACGATATCTGTGATTTTGAGAGCGTGCgactggtgagtgacgtgggagtCAGCAAATGAGAGTGTAGAATTCAAGGAACTCACGATTGTGGCTGACTTAACTAGCTAACTGTTAGTTAGCTAACAGGGGGTCACTTGCAGCCAAAGCGGTAGGTAGCGCTGCTTGATTATAGAAAAATAACCACGagtattttggcaataattgaaatcacgattcttcaaacgattattttctttgtacaaaacaggaaaatttgtaagcatttaaaaatattaagaccaatttaaaaaaaaaaaaaaactataattatgtaaccaaacagaatttaaaataatatttatttgtttatgttggcaaaaactgtactgtgcagtaggacgatcgctttttttttttttttttttttttttttttaaataagtgggAGGAGAAAAGAAGAAATGATACAAGATGTCAACATGGGCTACGGACAGATGTAAGCACACCTGGACGTTCGACATCCGCCTCCTGACCGTCGAGCTCAGTGAGGGGCACAGCGCTGCCAGCCCCACACCGAGCTGGCAAGCGGATGGAGGGCAAacaacaaagcatttttttttattttttttttattaaaagtcACATTGTAGAAATTCCTGCTGTATTTAAATGAGACGTTAATATGAGATTCCCACCGTGAGAACAGCTTACCGTCTGCCTTGGGGGGCGGTGGGGTGACGTTGGCCATCGGGGGCGCCGCGGGTTTCATGGCGGGGGGTGGGCCCACGGGAGGGGCCCCAAAAGGAGCTCTGCTTGGGTGGTATTGGTGTGAAGCTGTGAGATTCATCATCGGCGGAGGAAGAGCAGCGCCTGGTGGAATAAGaggtgaaattgtttttttttttatacatgtttatTAGGAGCGCTTTTAGAATGCGTATAGACTCAGGTTGTCTAATTATTGGTCCGATTctgcctgtgttttttttgtttcttagcttaaactcccccccccccccccctttttttttttttgcccgctcCGTGGGTCAGTCCGGTCCACTACACTTTTGTAAACAAGTTCTTCTGTGTTAGAAGCCACGTTTGGTCAAAAGGAGATGACAATGCTCACATATGTTAACtggttaaagggatatttgactcattcagccattttcagcagtaaaaaattcattattttgtacaattaaaaccatattttttccacttgctgttgactaaagatgacatcacctgtgctgaggaagtagctaacgaccaatcactgctcacctgttttctgggtttggtcggcaaactgagccatgattggtcgttgcctacttcctcagcacaggtgatgtcatcttcaatcgatagcaagtgcaaaaaaatagcttttgaaggtattaattgcacatgaaaaagaatgacgttatcaaattaagTCTGCAAAAAATTATctttttactactgaaaatgactcaatgagtccagtatccctttaatatgagAAACTGGTCTCACGCACTTCACGTTCACAATCCAACATTTGTGCATGATGCTTGCTTAAAGCAACTTCCTGCAGAAGAAGTGTTACAACTGCTCTTACTACTAGTGCCAGATAAATCTTAGAATCAGTGTATTTATGTGCATTTTGATTCCATGATTATGTGTAGCAGAGGGGGCTGATTACGGACATTAAATAAGCTGTAACAGATACCAGGTTACATACATGACTTCTTCCATAGTAAACAATACATTTGTCACTATTTAAAAGTGTATTTAAATTGTAGCTGAGCAGCAGCGTGAGTGCTCAACTGCACTCACCAACACTATTGGTTAATTGCCTTGTCAAATGCGTCAAAAGTGCTAACCGGTCACTTTGTGAACATTCTAATGTTTGGCCACAGTGTATATCAGATTTGACTGTTTTGACTTGCCCGTATTTTCCAAATGTTTGCACGTCTCGCGCCGCCTCATTTGTCTTTTCGAGCTTGTGGTCATGTCACACTTTTTGGGAGTCATCAGATCGGGACCACTCCAGCGGCAGGATTTGTGTCACTCTGCGCCGTCGCTGAACTTTGAACAGACTCGGAGTGAACCGAGTGTaggctgtttgtgtgtgtgtgtgtgtgtgcgtcaacTTGTTTGAGGCGCGAGCGGAGGGCAAGGTCCTCCTCCCAACATATCAACCCTGTAGATACTTTATCGGACAACGGTGACTTTCATTTCAAGCGGCAAAAGCAGACGACAAACTCAAGTTGGGATTTCAGAAAATCTATACACATTTTGATCTgattttaaagggacagtgtgtattatttGGCAACATgtcgtggtgaactaataattcctttaaaaaaataaaaataaatattcattttaaaaatgtgcaaaagttctataacatttttttgtattttttttttaaataaaatcgctAATAGCCACGCGCTAATTTTTCCACAGCCGGGGCCTGCAGCTGGTCGTTTGCCGAGTCCTGTGATTCGGGCTCCCGCAATTTGTTTCCCTCCGCTTTGCTTTCACTAGCTACGACTGTTAGCCGCTCGTTAGCCACTCCAGCGagttcttgctagctagctcttGCTAGCCACTCACTCCAAATAATAAGTGGTAGTAATTGTTGGTAGGCTTGTTAAGTGTGGTCTTCTGAGGCACCATAGTGCGCATGCTTCTAAATCGTTCTATTCGTTCACCACTCGATGGCACTCAATTCTACACACTGCATCTTTAAGCACACAAAGTTGCATCATCTTTTTGATTGATTTGGCCACAGAAGTATTTCCTGTTGTGGTCCCAGTGGGCATTTTGATATTCTTACCTGTTTGGCTGTATCCTTGTAGAGAGGTTGGAGGCTGTACGGCGTTATGGGACACTGAGGGTGAGGGTGCCGAACTGTAAGGCACGGGTGGGCTCACGTGGTTTGTCGCCGGGCCCCGAGGGGCAGCGTTCATGGATGCGGGGGGTCCCATGGGCGGAGGAGCCGAGTTGTACTGCCACCCTGGAGCCATGAGAGGCTGCTGCTGATTTTGGGGGTTCTGGTATGCAGTGGGCGGAGGAGGGGTGCCCAGCACGGGGGGCAGCCGGGGACCAGGGCTGGGGCTGGCGGAATGGGGAGGGGTGCGGGACACGGGGACACCCATCGGGGGTTGGGTGAGGTGAGGGTGGCCGGGTGGGGCCGGATAGGACGTGGGCGGCAGGCCAGGTTGGCAGGAGCTGACTGGGGGGATGTGCTGGTACGGCCCGGGGGGATAGAGTCCAGGGccagggggcgctggagccttgGCCTGCATTGGGTTGTAGTTGGGTTGGTGTGTCATGCCGTAATTGACTGCTGGGTGCTGCTGGACACCCACTGGATTCTGTGAAGGACCTGGAATCGGATGGAAATGTAAGAATGTTATGAACAGTACAGTAGACTAGacaaactcctcctgggtgccttgcCTGACAGGGTTCTTCTGCGCAccaccatgttgtggtttgcgtgtgtctgTTGTGGTTTGGGTGTATCTGTGGGTACAATCATGGAGATATGGGGGGGAGGggtgcctttttctttttatttgtattatgaatgttttaattgttcagcactttgagttgcatttgaatgtatgaaaggtgctatataaattaagtttgattgattgaacagtgtaatgctgtcactatcatttaattttgcattaaagtgtattacacaaacatttttgctctgattactgtttattaaccagttatTGGCGTTTATCTCATACTTCGTATTTGTAtagtatagtgatttaaaaaagggGATTGAGGTTGTACTATCTTgtcggttcggtcattgttttccaaagtaaaattgACGGAAACTGATTTGCATCTTGAAAACTTGGTGATTCTTATCACTCCCTCCAATGTTTTGGTGAAACACTCGTGGCAGTTGAGACGCCACATTTGTTAATTTTCACTTCTGCTTCTATGTCAACCAAAACATGCCTTTCCCACTGGTTTTGCCGCCAGCGTTTGAATGGCAACGTGAGCAAACAAAGCGCGCAAACACATCGTCGGTTGGTTTTCTCGCCAAGGTGACACTTGTGAACACAACCTGAAAAGTGAGCAGGCCTTGACTGGCGATGACAAGCGCACGATAGTACCAAATGGCCAATGAGGTGAGAGAACGCCAGTAATCTGGTTACCTTAATCTTGATCTGACCTCAGTGGCTCGGTGTGAGCCAGTCTTGGACGTTTTGCTGACTCGTGTGATGATTACAATATCACAGATACAAAGGGAAGCCTTTGCTTTTGTAGATAAGACTTTTCAAAAGGGTGGAGCTTTTTTCACCATGTGtgatcttccttttttttttaatatatataaatatctttcttgaataactgaagcaaaacaaaaatactttgcAAGTATTACAAGAATGTTCTTAGTAATTCGACTGCAACATTTCATTAAATGTTGCGTGTTGCCCTGCATTGCATAATGACACTCCCTCCCGTGGAACGGGATTACGAGGAAAAGCTCTCTTGTCAATGGCCTGGGGATGAATGACTGAGGAACCTAATCCACTGAAAAGTGTCTTTTAAAAACTGTCCATTTTAGCCCTGAGTCGTTTCAAATCTCAAGACCAAACGTGAATTAAATGTGACAGAAATATAAGCAAAGCTACTGGAAGAACtgttaatgaaaacatttaatatgtgaatttattttgtaattttcatgtaaaattttgtcaatttaattgttaattatcattattattattaacatctaATTATTTAGCTATCCTGCCAGAGCGATATCAGTTTGACCGAAAGGTTCTTTATTGAAGTGATTCATCAGGTGTGACTCAACTCGACTCCAAGTAGAAGATAATGATTAAGCGGTGAATCTCAGCTTGTCATATTGATCGTGAGACAGGGAAATGCCAACGTGTTGTTTAAacagggtatatgccacggaggaggcgggacttccgacttccacaCATCAGCTTTGTTTCCGGTTGAGCTTCCGCCGTTGTGCGTTCCCGTCGGTGGGTGCGAGTGTGTCTTgtctcagttgtccgaagcctttcagagagctgagatgCCCTGCGCGCTCCCGCCCATCAGTGGGGTTGCGAGTGTTGGAATGTGCCCAGCAGTGGCCAGAAACGGCGCTCATgtgtgaaacccggaagtcggaagtccgtggcatTTAGGACTGGGAATATCACGATGTACACATTTCGTTGAAACatttcattaaaacaaatttgTTCAAGATAAAATTAAGATTAACTATAATCCAGAGGAAAAAATACCATTCAAATAATCTGGTAGCAATTTAGCAATACTACTTTTCAAGGCATCAAAtgtttcttttcacaaaaagcttgtttcgcCATTGTTTGGACAGAAACAGAATTGGGAGCTctgcatccatccgtccattttctgaaccgcttactcgtcacaagggtcgcggggggtgctggagcctatcccagctgtctatgggcagtaggcagggtacaccctgaactggtcgccatccaatcgcagggcacacagacgaacaaccatccacatacACAAGCACGCTTTGAAAATAGTTTGAagcaattgccaaaaaaaaacaaaaaaaaaactctttactAGAAATAATGCATTTCTCTTTGTATGTAGAGTGACAGGCATAACATTTAAATGCTCTTCAACTCAATGACAGTAACATTAACTCCTGCAGCCACCTGTTACAGTTTATATAGCAGCTTTGGACTTAGACACACATTTCACACCAAGTCAaattgtgagtaaattgagGTTAGAcaatcattatttcagtatatatataatttttgcaTAATTTCTGCCACAAAATGTATCTTATGTAAAATCCGTTCACGGCCTCATAAAAGGCTGGGTAACAGCTTGGGTTAAATTCATTTCCTACACAGGTTGATGGAGCAACTACATTCTAGGGTGTGTAATAGGGGGGGGGAAGAGACattgaattttcaaaaaaaaagattgtgagAAACACCCTTATACGTAAAGAATTACTACGACTAAAAAGAATAAGTAAGCTGTAGAGCCGTGCACAAGAGTCACAAGTTTTGTTATCTGGATCAAATCCAATATGCCACATTGACAGTGAGAAGTagggcaaattaaaaaaaaatagtgataaTGTTTGAAAGCTTGGGCATTAATGTTGTACTTGTAATGACAAGAGGACGTGGATATTGACCCACAAATCGCATGAAGAAAACCTTTGAGAAGCTTGAGCACATGACGAACTTGttcgttgaattaaaaaaattggcTGCTAATCACGACCGCCACCACTGAAATGCACTAAAAAGCGAAATATGACAGAAGGCTCATTTTCAACTAAGTTTGCCACTGCGGCCGAGGCACACGAGCGTTTATTTAGAAAGCAGCGATAACTTTGCGTGCAAGTTGACTCGGCGGTCTTGACGAACTTACGACGGCGTTCAAGGCGACTCAGCCAGCTAACAGTTAGCAAGCGTT
The Festucalex cinctus isolate MCC-2025b chromosome 18, RoL_Fcin_1.0, whole genome shotgun sequence genome window above contains:
- the sec24a gene encoding protein transport protein Sec24A isoform X1 translates to MMSTAGFNAQNGTGQPYTNGPSQNPVGVQQHPAVNYGMTHQPNYNPMQAKAPAPPGPGLYPPGPYQHIPPVSSCQPGLPPTSYPAPPGHPHLTQPPMGVPVSRTPPHSASPSPGPRLPPVLGTPPPPTAYQNPQNQQQPLMAPGWQYNSAPPPMGPPASMNAAPRGPATNHVSPPVPYSSAPSPSVSHNAVQPPTSLQGYSQTGAALPPPMMNLTASHQYHPSRAPFGAPPVGPPPAMKPAAPPMANVTPPPPKADARCGAGSAVPLTELDGQEADVERPGMVAGVGANHVENKLAGPPQHGPPGRHLGPYPPLPPGYQHHGGPPIMQPANQSATQPLHPAIDSATQPCVQAPWPYHQPPPGPGPAQLSPSLAAMNLQSSNPESLRVVNLLQERNLLPPGPVPAPTPCLPQDLQKLNCNPEVFRCTLTSIPQTQSLLNKAKMPLGLLLHPFKDLLQLPVVTSSTIVRCRSCRTYINPFVSFLDQRRWKCNLCYRVNDVPEEFMYNPVSRSYGEPHKRPEVQNATIEFIAPSEYMLRPPQPAVYLFVLDVSHNAVETGYLKVFCQSVLDNINALPGDTRTKIGFITFDSTIHFYNLQEGLSQPQMLIMSDIEDIFLPTPDSLLVNLNESKELVQDLLKGLPTLFEKTMETQSALGSALQAAFKLLSPTGGRLSVFQTQLPNLGVGALQSREDPNQRASAKDIQHLSPATDFYKKLALDCSGQQVAVDLFLLSSQYCDLASLGCISRYSAGCIYYFPSYHHQHNPAQVERFQKDLKRYLTRKIGFEAVMRIRCTKGLSIHTFHGNLFVRSTDLLSLPNVNPDAGFAVQMSIDENLDDMQVVSFQAALLYTSSKGERRIRVHTLCLPVVHSLSDIFAGADVQAMAGLLACMAVDRSVTASLSDARDAMTNAAVDSLSSYRHSVLTIQQPGLLAPACLRLFPLYILALLKQKAFRTGTSTRLDDRVASMCQLKYQPLAYAMLMIHPALYRVDDLTDEGALNVSERTVPQPRALQLSVEKLSRDGAYLMDAGTIMYLWIGRNCNPNFLTQVLGVPNYAAVPENLYLLPELDTAESQRTRAFVCWLREQRPFYPSLHVIRDESQLKVALMQNMIEDRTESALSYYEFLLHLQQQISK
- the sec24a gene encoding protein transport protein Sec24A isoform X2, whose translation is MMSTAGFNAQNGTGQPYTNGPSQNPVGVQQHPAVNYGMTHQPNYNPMQAKAPAPPGPGLYPPGPYQHIPPVSSCQPGLPPTSYPAPPGHPHLTQPPMGVPVSRTPPHSASPSPGPRLPPVLGTPPPPTAYQNPQNQQQPLMAPGWQYNSAPPPMGPPASMNAAPRGPATNHVSPPVPYSSAPSPSVSHNAVQPPTSLQGYSQTGAALPPPMMNLTASHQYHPSRAPFGAPPVGPPPPKADARCGAGSAVPLTELDGQEADVERPGMVAGVGANHVENKLAGPPQHGPPGRHLGPYPPLPPGYQHHGGPPIMQPANQSATQPLHPAIDSATQPCVQAPWPYHQPPPGPGPAQLSPSLAAMNLQSSNPESLRVVNLLQERNLLPPGPVPAPTPCLPQDLQKLNCNPEVFRCTLTSIPQTQSLLNKAKMPLGLLLHPFKDLLQLPVVTSSTIVRCRSCRTYINPFVSFLDQRRWKCNLCYRVNDVPEEFMYNPVSRSYGEPHKRPEVQNATIEFIAPSEYMLRPPQPAVYLFVLDVSHNAVETGYLKVFCQSVLDNINALPGDTRTKIGFITFDSTIHFYNLQEGLSQPQMLIMSDIEDIFLPTPDSLLVNLNESKELVQDLLKGLPTLFEKTMETQSALGSALQAAFKLLSPTGGRLSVFQTQLPNLGVGALQSREDPNQRASAKDIQHLSPATDFYKKLALDCSGQQVAVDLFLLSSQYCDLASLGCISRYSAGCIYYFPSYHHQHNPAQVERFQKDLKRYLTRKIGFEAVMRIRCTKGLSIHTFHGNLFVRSTDLLSLPNVNPDAGFAVQMSIDENLDDMQVVSFQAALLYTSSKGERRIRVHTLCLPVVHSLSDIFAGADVQAMAGLLACMAVDRSVTASLSDARDAMTNAAVDSLSSYRHSVLTIQQPGLLAPACLRLFPLYILALLKQKAFRTGTSTRLDDRVASMCQLKYQPLAYAMLMIHPALYRVDDLTDEGALNVSERTVPQPRALQLSVEKLSRDGAYLMDAGTIMYLWIGRNCNPNFLTQVLGVPNYAAVPENLYLLPELDTAESQRTRAFVCWLREQRPFYPSLHVIRDESQLKVALMQNMIEDRTESALSYYEFLLHLQQQISK
- the sec24a gene encoding protein transport protein Sec24A isoform X4; translated protein: MMSTAGFNAQNGTGQPYTNGPSQNPVGVQQHPAVNYGMTHQPNYNPMQAKAPAPPGPGLYPPGPYQHIPPVSSCQPGLPPTSYPAPPGHPHLTQPPMGVPVSRTPPHSASPSPGPRLPPVLGTPPPPTAYQNPQNQQQPLMAPGWQYNSAPPPMGPPASMNAAPRGPATNHVSPPVPYSSAPSPSVSHNAVQPPTSLQGYSQTGAALPPPMMNLTASHQYHPSRAPFGAPPVGPPPPKADGMVAGVGANHVENKLAGPPQHGPPGRHLGPYPPLPPGYQHHGGPPIMQPANQSATQPLHPAIDSATQPCVQAPWPYHQPPPGPGPAQLSPSLAAMNLQSSNPESLRVVNLLQERNLLPPGPVPAPTPCLPQDLQKLNCNPEVFRCTLTSIPQTQSLLNKAKMPLGLLLHPFKDLLQLPVVTSSTIVRCRSCRTYINPFVSFLDQRRWKCNLCYRVNDVPEEFMYNPVSRSYGEPHKRPEVQNATIEFIAPSEYMLRPPQPAVYLFVLDVSHNAVETGYLKVFCQSVLDNINALPGDTRTKIGFITFDSTIHFYNLQEGLSQPQMLIMSDIEDIFLPTPDSLLVNLNESKELVQDLLKGLPTLFEKTMETQSALGSALQAAFKLLSPTGGRLSVFQTQLPNLGVGALQSREDPNQRASAKDIQHLSPATDFYKKLALDCSGQQVAVDLFLLSSQYCDLASLGCISRYSAGCIYYFPSYHHQHNPAQVERFQKDLKRYLTRKIGFEAVMRIRCTKGLSIHTFHGNLFVRSTDLLSLPNVNPDAGFAVQMSIDENLDDMQVVSFQAALLYTSSKGERRIRVHTLCLPVVHSLSDIFAGADVQAMAGLLACMAVDRSVTASLSDARDAMTNAAVDSLSSYRHSVLTIQQPGLLAPACLRLFPLYILALLKQKAFRTGTSTRLDDRVASMCQLKYQPLAYAMLMIHPALYRVDDLTDEGALNVSERTVPQPRALQLSVEKLSRDGAYLMDAGTIMYLWIGRNCNPNFLTQVLGVPNYAAVPENLYLLPELDTAESQRTRAFVCWLREQRPFYPSLHVIRDESQLKVALMQNMIEDRTESALSYYEFLLHLQQQISK